One part of the Bradyrhizobium sp. CB1650 genome encodes these proteins:
- the groL gene encoding chaperonin GroEL (60 kDa chaperone family; promotes refolding of misfolded polypeptides especially under stressful conditions; forms two stacked rings of heptamers to form a barrel-shaped 14mer; ends can be capped by GroES; misfolded proteins enter the barrel where they are refolded when GroES binds) → MTAKEVKFSTEARDRLLRGVDTLANAVKVTLGPKGRNVVIDKSFGAPRITKDGVTVAKEIELEDKFENMGAQMVREVASKTSDIAGDGTTTATVLAQSIVKEGAKSVAAGMNPMDLKRGIDLAVEAIIDDLRSHAKKVTANDEIAQVATISANGDTEIGRFLAEAMQKVGNEGVITVEEAKSLNTELEVVEGMQFDRGYISPYFVTNAEKMRAELEDPYILIHEKKLSALQSMLPLLESVVQSGKPLLIIAEDIEGEALATLVVNKLRGGLKIAAVKAPGFGDRRKAMLEDIAILTGGTMIAEDLGIKLENVTLNMLGRAKKVVIDKENTTIVNGAGAKKDIEARVAQIKLQIEETTSDYDREKLQERLAKLAGGVAVIRVGGATEVEVKERKDRVDDAMHATRAAVEEGVLPGGGVALLRALKALERVKTANADQKAGVDIVRRAIQMPARQIVENAGEDGSVVVGKLIEKSDYNWGFNAATGEYQDLVRAGVIDPAKVVRTALQDAASIAALLITTEALVAEKPKKAEAPPAAPPMDF, encoded by the coding sequence ATGACTGCCAAGGAGGTAAAATTCTCAACGGAAGCTCGCGACCGCCTGCTGCGCGGCGTCGATACGCTGGCAAACGCCGTCAAGGTGACACTCGGGCCGAAAGGCCGCAACGTCGTGATCGACAAATCCTTCGGCGCGCCGCGCATCACCAAGGATGGTGTCACGGTCGCCAAGGAAATCGAGCTCGAAGACAAGTTTGAGAACATGGGCGCGCAGATGGTCCGCGAGGTGGCGTCCAAAACCAGCGACATCGCCGGCGACGGCACGACGACCGCGACCGTGCTGGCGCAATCGATCGTCAAGGAAGGCGCGAAGTCCGTTGCGGCGGGCATGAACCCGATGGACCTCAAGCGCGGCATCGACCTCGCGGTCGAGGCGATCATCGATGATCTCCGATCGCACGCCAAGAAGGTCACCGCGAACGACGAGATCGCCCAAGTCGCTACGATCTCAGCGAATGGCGACACCGAGATCGGCCGCTTCCTTGCCGAGGCCATGCAGAAAGTCGGCAATGAAGGCGTCATTACAGTGGAGGAGGCAAAGAGCCTCAATACGGAGTTGGAGGTGGTCGAGGGCATGCAGTTCGACCGCGGCTACATCTCGCCTTATTTCGTCACCAATGCCGAAAAGATGCGGGCCGAGCTTGAAGACCCCTACATCCTGATCCATGAGAAGAAGCTGTCCGCGCTGCAATCGATGCTGCCGCTGCTCGAGTCGGTGGTGCAGTCGGGCAAGCCTCTGCTGATCATCGCCGAGGACATCGAGGGCGAGGCGCTGGCGACGCTGGTCGTCAACAAACTGCGCGGGGGGTTGAAGATCGCAGCCGTCAAGGCGCCGGGCTTCGGCGATCGACGCAAGGCGATGCTGGAGGACATTGCGATCCTCACCGGTGGCACAATGATCGCCGAAGACCTCGGCATCAAGCTCGAGAACGTCACGCTCAACATGCTCGGCCGGGCCAAGAAGGTGGTAATCGACAAGGAGAATACCACCATCGTCAACGGCGCCGGCGCCAAGAAGGACATCGAGGCGCGCGTCGCTCAGATCAAGCTGCAAATTGAGGAGACGACCTCGGATTACGATCGCGAGAAGCTGCAGGAGCGGCTTGCCAAGCTCGCCGGCGGCGTGGCCGTGATCCGGGTCGGCGGCGCCACCGAAGTCGAGGTCAAGGAGCGCAAGGATCGCGTTGACGATGCGATGCATGCGACGCGCGCCGCTGTGGAAGAAGGCGTCCTGCCGGGCGGCGGGGTGGCGCTATTGCGCGCGCTCAAGGCGCTTGAACGCGTCAAGACCGCCAACGCTGACCAAAAAGCCGGCGTCGATATCGTGCGGCGCGCGATCCAGATGCCGGCCCGGCAGATCGTCGAGAATGCCGGAGAAGACGGCTCGGTGGTGGTCGGCAAGCTGATTGAGAAAAGTGACTACAATTGGGGCTTCAACGCGGCGACCGGCGAGTACCAGGATCTGGTGCGGGCCGGCGTGATCGACCCGGCCAAGGTGGTTCGCACGGCCTTGCAGGATGCCGCGTCTATCGCCGCCCTCCTGATCACCACTGAGGCGCTCGTCGCCGAGAAACCGAAGAAGGCGGAAGCCCCCCCGGCCGCGCCGCCCATGGACTTCTAG
- a CDS encoding co-chaperone GroES, which yields MHFRPLHDRVLVRRIDAEERTAGGIIIPDTAKEKPQEGEVITAGPGGRNEQGQLVPLDVKPGDRVLFGKWSGTEVKIDGKELLIMKESDLLGVVEKTSATKKAA from the coding sequence ATGCATTTCCGTCCATTGCACGATCGCGTGCTGGTGCGACGCATCGATGCCGAGGAGAGGACTGCCGGCGGCATCATCATTCCGGACACCGCGAAGGAAAAGCCCCAAGAGGGCGAGGTGATCACCGCCGGTCCGGGCGGCCGCAACGAACAGGGCCAATTGGTGCCGCTCGACGTGAAGCCTGGCGATCGGGTCCTGTTCGGCAAATGGTCCGGTACGGAGGTCAAGATCGACGGCAAAGAACTTCTCATCATGAAAGAGAGCGACCTCCTGGGTGTGGTCGAGAAGACCTCCGCGACGAAGAAAGCCGCTTGA
- a CDS encoding glycosyltransferase family 4 protein — protein MRIAQIAPLFESVPPRLYGGTERVVSWLTEELIRQGHQVTLFASGDSITSAELVPCAPRALRLDPNVRDALPHQMIMLDKVRERADEFDILHFHTDYLHVPLFPSERVRTLTTLHGRQDLPDHMPFYRRFADMPLVSISNAQRSPLPGANFVATVYHGLPLDLHIPSYNPKGGYLAFLGRISPEKRPDRAIAIARAAGLPLKIAAKVDKADDAYFRCVIAPMLNEPGIEFIGEINESAKSEFLGEAAALLFPIDWPEPFGLVMIEAMAFGTPVLAFRCGSVPEIVEDGLTGRIVSDVDEAVRAIPGLLKLDRKGVRARCEERFSSARMAAEYGRIYQRMLRRLPTPSSRDRHSLRVRAPSTDRAPEAPPTAT, from the coding sequence ATGAGGATTGCACAGATTGCCCCGCTATTCGAGAGCGTCCCGCCCCGGCTCTATGGGGGAACGGAGCGGGTCGTTTCCTGGCTGACGGAGGAGCTGATCCGACAAGGCCACCAGGTGACGCTGTTCGCGAGCGGGGATTCCATCACCTCCGCCGAACTCGTCCCCTGCGCACCTCGCGCGCTGCGCCTCGACCCCAACGTCCGCGACGCTCTCCCCCACCAAATGATCATGCTCGACAAGGTGCGCGAGCGCGCCGACGAGTTCGACATTCTCCACTTCCACACAGACTATCTGCATGTTCCACTGTTCCCATCCGAGCGCGTGCGGACGCTGACCACGCTGCACGGCAGGCAGGATCTTCCGGATCATATGCCGTTCTACCGCCGGTTTGCGGACATGCCGCTGGTTTCGATTTCGAATGCGCAACGGTCGCCGCTTCCAGGCGCGAACTTCGTGGCGACGGTCTATCATGGCCTTCCGCTCGATCTGCACATTCCGAGCTACAATCCGAAAGGCGGCTATCTGGCGTTTCTCGGCCGGATCTCACCGGAGAAACGTCCCGACCGCGCTATCGCAATTGCGCGGGCGGCCGGACTTCCGCTCAAGATAGCTGCCAAGGTCGACAAGGCCGACGATGCCTATTTCCGCTGTGTCATCGCCCCGATGCTGAACGAGCCGGGAATTGAGTTCATCGGCGAGATCAATGAGAGCGCCAAGAGCGAATTTCTCGGCGAAGCGGCGGCGCTCCTCTTCCCAATCGACTGGCCGGAGCCTTTCGGCTTGGTCATGATTGAAGCCATGGCTTTCGGCACGCCGGTGCTCGCCTTCCGTTGCGGGTCGGTCCCGGAGATCGTCGAGGACGGATTGACTGGACGCATCGTGTCCGACGTCGATGAGGCAGTACGGGCCATTCCCGGGCTGCTGAAGCTCGACCGCAAGGGCGTCCGTGCCCGGTGCGAGGAACGTTTCTCCTCCGCCCGCATGGCGGCGGAGTACGGCCGGATCTACCAGAGGATGCTTCGCAGGCTTCCGACACCCAGCTCCCGCGATCGGCACTCGCTGCGCGTTCGAGCACCCTCCACGGACAGGGCCCCAGAAGCGCCGCCCACGGCCACATAA